GGTTGTGGCAGGTGAACTATAATTAGAGATTCTCCTTAATCAAAACATTAATTCACGTGCACAATAGATCAATGACAGGCTATAGTATCTAAACATCAGATTCCCTTAGAATAGTCAAGTAATTGAACAGATTAAAAAAGAGCAACCTCCATCTCAATTTCTTCATAAATACAGATAATTGTAATATGTGATTTGAAGAACATAGTGCTCATCATGGAGCTTTAAAGAAGGCACCTTTATGTTTGTCTTTGATCATCCATTCCATCTCAACTTCTTTACAGATACTAGTGAATGGAGTAACCCCCGGCCAACCATGGTAGTCGTAAAACTAAAAAAGATGCAATGTGCTTTCAACGGAGAGTGATTTTCGCGTTGAGCTTGCCATGAAGAATCAACTAAGAAAATGCCTTCACCTTGATGAACAAGTAGGAGGACCAAATTAGATGGGATCACATATCCTCCATTTTTCAATGAGATAAATAAgcataagctaaactaaaaaaaattaaaatacttcGAGGTCATGGCTAAAAAAACAGAATAGAACATTAGCAGGCCATCTCCAAAGTCGCATCAATTGTGCACAAGCCTGCTAGTAGACCTCCAAAGAGCATCTAGATGGATAAAACTAACAAAGGAAATCCCATGTATAGTAGAAGAGAAATTACATTGTCATAAGAATAATATACTGCCTAATTAGCACATGAACAATTGTATTTAGTTGTAATGTCTCTTCTTGAAGGAGCCTTAGCGCAAAGGTAAATTTGTTGTTATGCGGACCAGGTTCGAGTCCTGTAAACAGCTTCTTGCTTATAATAGATTCATTGTGGTCCAACCTTTTTCCAAGAGgaacttcgtgcaccggactaccTTTTAGTTGTAATGTCTTTTCTCTAGTAATCCATCCAAATCTTAGCACCAAatcaaatagtataattaattagtTCTTTTTTGTACtattttttaaagtgtttaataGTACTACGTATTTAAATAATTTGCTATTTGTAACTACTACAACTAGTGGTTTCAGACCTACTGTCTTCAAATTTCCCTCCCAAATTACAGTGTTCCATAGTTTCATGCCTCACTTTACTGCACCCTAAGAGAACCTTGTTAGAACATACCAATGAAATAGATAAGATACACAAGACTTGGTCAGAGATGGCACCGGCTAGTCAGTTTCCAGCCGGCTGGTTGCCGGTTTCCAAGGTTTCATGCGAGACTGTTCAGGTTGTTGAAGTTGTGCATTGACCTTCTgttgaagagagggagaagaaggggGCGACGGGCAACAGTGATGGCAAGGAATTCGACGCCACATGTGGCAAACTCATTCTATGCTGAGGCAATAGCAGATTGCTTGGAATTCATCAAGCAGTCCTATGTGCCAATACCGATGGATTATTGCTACTAATAATGTTTTTAGAATCAGATCTGCGGCCATGCCTATTTACCTGTTTACCTTCCGATTCTCAAGCTAATCCAGTTAAATCAGTTGGTCTGGTTTGATTTTCATGGTGTATCAAGTCTTCAAACTTTTCCTGGCTACTCAAGTTtctaaaatatgaaaatattcaGGTCTTTTTTGAGGAAAATTAATTAGTGccataaaaaaaatgaatatatcTCTTTCTGATATATTGTTATGGTTAGAGATTGCTCATGTTAATTTTAGCATCACAAGAAAGGAAaaattggtttctttttattcTAAATACAATTGTAACTCATATGTTAACACAATTATTCTAAAACAattatttaaaaagtaaaaaagaaaaatgaagatTTGATACACTTTTAATTGGTTTCTCTCAACATAGTTTTCTGTttacattttctaattttatattcTATCTATGTTTCATAAATTTTTGTTCTTATGTCGAGAAAGATTAAGCATCATTTGTCTAAATCATAAATTTTATGCTGTTCTCACAAGCATTTAAATTGAACATCTATAGTTTCAAAGCATTGATGGCCATGTACTCTCACAACTTGTAGGTCAAAGTTGGTATTAGCATTGAAAGATTTATGTTGTTCTCACAAACATTTGATCGAACACCTATAGTTCAAAACCATCGATGGCCATGTTGTTCTCAcaaacatttaatcaaacacttaTGGTGCGTACCAGATGAACTCAGACGATCGGAGGGGATCAAGGTCGTCCGCCGTTGGGATTATCGTGGATGATGAGGTTGACGCCGTGGGAGCGAAGGGCGTTGAGGATGGCCCAGACCTTGGTCTGGTTCTTGAACCCCTTCTTGGCCACCTCCTTGGCGGCGTCGGCGTGGATGGGCTCCCGGGCGAGGCCGTCGACGCGGAGGCGCATGGCGAGGACCTCGCCCACCGCCGCGGCCGCCTTGGCGTTCACCGTGCGCCCGCACTCGAGCCCTTCCTTGAGCGGCTTCTCCACCGACGACGCCGTCGCCGCCACGCGGCCCAGGCGGCGGTCCACCACGTTGGCCGTCACGTACTTGAGCGAGATGAAGAGCCGGAGCACGTACCGGTTGCTCGGCAGCGGAGGCCGCAGCGGAGGCAGTGCCGGCGGCATCAGATCGGCGCTTAGTCGAACAGGGGACAGGGATACGCGACCCTGTTTTGTCATTCCATTTCGGGCCGCTGTTTACGACGACGGAAGCAAGGGGACAgaaaagaaaggagagaaggtCAAACCATACTGTTCTGTTTCAGTAGACCGAACTGATCATAAATGTAATTTAAGAAAGTCTAGGCGCAAGTTTAAAAGAAGCAACAGAATTGAAAACTTTCGGGACAAAAGTGAAAATTTTCGGAATTTAATACATACCATAAATGGACTGCTGTGTGACAGCTTGCTGTCCTCATTTGGTTCCGTTGGGCGGAGTTATGATAGTGTGATAAGATATTTAGATTattcaaatatttaaaatttgatttttaattatgatatattATTCTCAGGGTGTAGCGTAGATGATGAATGTATGATATTTCTAATGTAATGATCAAAAGTCAATTTTCAAGAACTGATGACTTAAGATTTATCTTACCATATGTCTATAGTCTGCGTACATATATGTACCTCGCTCTATATCCGTGAGCCCGGTACTGAGGAGGCGCTAAAATAACGAATCTATCTTGATATGTCGCCACGTGTGCTTACCGATTCACCCAAATGATAggtggaaaaattttataaactagATTGATCATCCCAGAATTAATCATTGACATTAActagatttattattttatttactttGATGATAAATAGAGAAACTATATAGAGCTAGATCGATCATCCAAGAGTTAAGATCCTCTCTCCCCAAAATGGCGTGTCCTCATATCCCCTCGTCGATCGGACGGGTTAAATCATATCTCAAAGATGCAGTGCACATTACGAGACCATCATGACCTTCTGATCAACGATGAGACATGGGGACATATCATTTTGGAGACAGAGGATCTCAACTCGGTCATCCAAAAGTAATCATTGAAATTAACTgaaattatcaatttttttaaacatgatttgattttttttatgacCGTTAACTTGAGTTTGAGCTGTAAGTTGAGCTCGGTTTtaacttttaaatattattaaactatcaatttaaatttatctaattatctattatattttaaatttatttgtttaattattatGTTCgactatataaatttatttattttatttatttatttagtaggatgaaaataattttactataaatattatttttgaatattttttatgaATATTATCCATAAATATTAACAAGTCAAATATatgtatatttaaatttatccatttaatttgatgagttatttgaatttatttatttaattaattttatatgtattgaatggaaataaataaatttttattaaatcgaATATCAAATTTATCCATgaatatttattcatttattacgAAACATTGCATgaattataaatttgatttagagaaattataaattattttagattttttatatttaaaaattaaggacAATTAGTTAAATTAGTACGTATTAAAGAAAGGGGAGAGAGttgaaacaaacaaacaaatttagGGTGGGAATAAATTTTTTACAGACGTAGCCGGCGTGAGAGTATCCACTAttaatattttacttaaattgGAGGTGAAATTAATGGAAGGACTATAATATAAAATGGAATAAAATGGCGACGGTCATGATAAATCCTCCACCCTGTAGTAGCTTGCTGGTCCTCGTTGTCGGCGAAGAGTTGCGTTGAACAGCAGTGTAGCAGCTGGCCGCTCATCATTTACCGTCGGCAAAGAGTTGAGTTGTCTTGCGTTGCGATATGGATCCGGCGGCAG
The genomic region above belongs to Zingiber officinale cultivar Zhangliang chromosome 11A, Zo_v1.1, whole genome shotgun sequence and contains:
- the LOC122030834 gene encoding uncharacterized protein LOC122030834, with the translated sequence MTKQGRVSLSPVRLSADLMPPALPPLRPPLPSNRYVLRLFISLKYVTANVVDRRLGRVAATASSVEKPLKEGLECGRTVNAKAAAAVGEVLAMRLRVDGLAREPIHADAAKEVAKKGFKNQTKVWAILNALRSHGVNLIIHDNPNGGRP